The Jiangella alba genome includes the window AGCCGGTGCGTACCGCTCTCACCAGCAGTGGAACCGTCGTCGGTGGGCAATGTCGGGTCACCCCCTTCCATTCGGCACTGGGTGTCATTAGTATCCGAACCATATCGCCGGAACTCGACCTGCAGGAGCATTTCATGACCCAGACGGATCAGACAGCAGCGACCGAGCCGGATGATCTCGTCGAGGACGACTCTCTGGTGGAAGAGGTCTCCATCGACGGCATGTGCGGCGTGTACTGAGCGCCGCCGTGCCCGCCATCGACCTGGACC containing:
- the mftA gene encoding mycofactocin precursor MftA (Mycofactocin is a small molecule electron carrier derived from the final two amino acids, Val-Tyr, of MftA, the mycofactocin precursor. It plays a role in redox homeostasis and the metabolism of alcohols and aldehydes in Actinobacteria, including Mycobacterium tuberculosis.), whose translation is MTQTDQTAATEPDDLVEDDSLVEEVSIDGMCGVY